Proteins from one Microbacterium proteolyticum genomic window:
- a CDS encoding Maf family protein yields the protein MRVCLASTSPARLMLLRQAGIEPEARAPRVDEEAVIAEVEAAEGRTLPAPEHVLLLARRKAEDVALRLASDGSGFDGYVIGGDSMFALGDEILGKPYTPEAATARWRDMRGRTGVLHSGHSVFRVAPGHEPREAFAVAEASVTFAADVADEEIAAYVASGEPLLVAGAFTVDSLGGAFIERVEGDPSTVVGMSLSTVRRLVRDLGGSWTDLWNRS from the coding sequence ATGCGCGTGTGCCTGGCATCCACTTCCCCCGCTCGACTCATGCTGCTGCGGCAGGCCGGAATCGAGCCCGAGGCCCGGGCCCCCCGGGTCGACGAGGAGGCGGTGATCGCCGAGGTCGAGGCGGCGGAGGGGCGCACGCTGCCGGCGCCGGAGCACGTCCTCCTGCTCGCGCGGCGGAAGGCCGAAGACGTGGCGCTCCGCCTGGCCTCCGACGGGTCCGGGTTCGACGGATACGTGATCGGCGGCGACTCGATGTTCGCGCTCGGCGACGAGATCCTCGGCAAGCCCTACACCCCCGAGGCGGCGACCGCGCGCTGGCGCGACATGCGCGGGCGCACGGGCGTGCTGCACTCCGGGCACAGCGTCTTCCGGGTCGCCCCCGGCCACGAGCCCCGGGAGGCGTTCGCCGTGGCCGAGGCATCGGTGACCTTCGCCGCCGACGTCGCCGATGAGGAGATCGCGGCCTACGTCGCCAGCGGTGAACCGCTCCTGGTCGCGGGCGCGTTCACCGTCGATTCCCTGGGCGGCGCGTTCATCGAGCGCGTCGAGGGCGATCCCTCCACGGTGGTGGGGATGTCGCTGTCGACCGTGCGGCGCCTCGTCCGCGATCTCGGCGGATCGTGGACCGACCTGTGGAATCGTTCGTAG
- a CDS encoding class I SAM-dependent RNA methyltransferase — protein MQNGDLIDLDITGVAHGGIFVGRHEGRVVFVPDTLPGERVRVRLTDTRKKAFWRAEAVEVLEAAPERRAHVWPSASIDRSPDERVGGAEFGHIELGHQRALKERVIRESLERVGRLELPVSVGPAGVDETPDGTRWRTRVSLHVDEAGRVGPFAPRSHRVIETPDLPLATDAIARAAAELRGAAPGRIDLVQPADGRVRVLPRPDGSRATGTAEVVEERVGDRVFRVDAGGFWQVHRLAAEALTEAVGDLVREAAGDLDPDAVHLDLYGGVGLFAATLADIGGASTRVVSVESDARATEHAGENLAEWVGARAETARVDRYVARLRADASARERERLSRGVVVLDPPRSGAGREVVEGIAGLDPRVVIYVACDPVALARDLATFAVHGYRVEGGVHGLDLFPHSHHVEAVVALRR, from the coding sequence ATGCAGAACGGCGACCTCATCGATCTCGACATCACCGGAGTCGCCCACGGCGGCATCTTCGTCGGGCGGCACGAGGGCCGCGTGGTCTTCGTCCCGGACACCCTCCCCGGGGAGCGCGTGCGCGTGCGGCTCACCGACACGCGGAAGAAGGCGTTCTGGCGCGCCGAAGCCGTCGAGGTCCTCGAAGCGGCGCCCGAGCGGCGCGCGCACGTGTGGCCCTCGGCCTCGATCGACCGTTCGCCCGACGAGCGCGTGGGCGGAGCCGAGTTCGGTCACATCGAGCTCGGTCATCAGCGGGCGCTCAAGGAGCGGGTGATCCGCGAGTCGCTCGAGCGCGTCGGACGTCTCGAACTGCCCGTTTCGGTGGGTCCGGCCGGGGTCGACGAGACACCGGACGGCACGCGCTGGCGGACGCGCGTGAGCCTGCACGTGGACGAGGCCGGACGTGTGGGTCCGTTCGCGCCGCGCTCGCACCGCGTGATCGAGACCCCCGATCTCCCGCTCGCGACGGACGCGATCGCCCGTGCGGCCGCGGAGCTGCGCGGCGCGGCTCCCGGCCGGATCGACCTCGTCCAGCCGGCCGACGGGCGGGTGCGCGTCCTCCCGCGTCCCGACGGATCCCGCGCGACCGGGACGGCCGAAGTCGTCGAGGAACGCGTCGGCGACCGCGTGTTCCGCGTCGACGCGGGCGGCTTCTGGCAGGTGCACCGCCTCGCGGCCGAAGCCCTGACGGAGGCGGTCGGCGATCTCGTCCGTGAGGCCGCGGGCGACCTGGACCCGGATGCCGTCCACCTCGACCTCTACGGAGGAGTGGGCCTCTTCGCCGCGACGCTGGCCGACATCGGCGGCGCATCCACCCGGGTCGTCAGCGTCGAGAGCGACGCCCGCGCGACCGAGCACGCGGGGGAGAACCTCGCCGAATGGGTCGGTGCCCGCGCCGAGACGGCGCGGGTCGACCGGTACGTCGCGCGGCTGCGGGCGGACGCCTCCGCGCGCGAGCGCGAGCGCCTGTCCCGCGGCGTCGTCGTCCTCGATCCTCCGCGCTCGGGCGCGGGACGGGAGGTCGTGGAGGGGATCGCGGGGCTCGATCCCCGGGTCGTCATCTACGTGGCCTGCGACCCCGTCGCGCTCGCGCGAGACCTGGCGACGTTCGCCGTGCACGGGTACCGCGTCGAGGGCGGCGTGCACGGTCTCGACCTCTTCCCCCACTCCCATCACGTCGAGGCGGTCGTCGCCCTCCGGCGATGA
- a CDS encoding response regulator transcription factor — protein sequence MTRVALIDDHESVRLGLEAALAQTESFQVVLSGANVAAYLDWRRTAGEAPADVVVLDLTLGDGTTVSENVDRVVRDGSSVIIHSVADRPAAVREALAAGAAGIVSKSSPTHEVLAAIGTVARGELLDNVEWASAVEGDREFADAQLSAREREVLRLYAAGLPLKAVAERLGVAYSTAKENITRVRVKYVEVGRPAPTKVDLLRRAMEDGILHETPETPRDA from the coding sequence ATGACGCGCGTCGCCCTCATCGATGACCATGAATCGGTCCGACTCGGCCTCGAGGCGGCGTTGGCGCAGACCGAGTCGTTCCAGGTGGTCCTGTCGGGCGCGAACGTCGCCGCCTACCTCGATTGGCGCCGCACCGCGGGCGAGGCCCCGGCCGATGTCGTGGTCCTCGACCTCACGCTCGGTGACGGCACCACCGTCTCCGAGAACGTCGACCGTGTCGTGCGGGACGGCTCCAGCGTCATCATTCACAGCGTCGCCGACCGTCCGGCCGCCGTGCGCGAGGCGCTCGCCGCCGGGGCCGCGGGCATCGTGAGCAAGTCGTCGCCCACGCACGAGGTCCTCGCGGCCATCGGGACCGTCGCCCGCGGTGAGCTGCTCGACAACGTCGAGTGGGCCAGCGCGGTCGAGGGCGACCGCGAGTTCGCCGATGCGCAGCTGTCCGCGCGCGAGCGCGAAGTGCTGCGGCTGTACGCCGCCGGACTCCCCCTCAAGGCCGTCGCCGAGCGCCTCGGCGTGGCCTACTCCACGGCCAAGGAGAACATCACGCGCGTCCGCGTGAAGTACGTCGAGGTGGGGCGCCCCGCCCCGACCAAGGTCGATCTGCTGCGACGGGCGATGGAGGACGGCATCCTCCACGAGACGCCCGAGACGCCCCGAGATGCCTGA
- a CDS encoding sensor histidine kinase: MPDVDRSVLDEAWGRIPHTRETSDDPGSFTQKRIERVITLLVGPACLVLGVQAFVAAFGPSDEAPGWHLPLVIGVFVPLVAMIVACAVNRFARVFSGLFAVLFMVALALWPIATVGGEQSPSPTQNPWIFYLINVATVATVVAFPLSLQIAWTVAAPLLFGVVRLIQAGGRSEFLLPVALDVSFALMLGAVLVTLTWMYRSIAANVDETRARAVASYAQAAATAATEHERVAVAALMHDSVLGALLAAERASTPRERTLAVSMAREALTRLANAEKDALEGSDEPMDAAALADDIETSARDFGVELAVTRRVQEGTPRVPGRVARALVLAAMQAVANAVQHAEARALTVEVTGSAEPGGVTIRVRDAGRGFDVNAIPADRLGIRGSIIARVTAVGGRSTLDSSPAGTTVTLEWESGDRW; the protein is encoded by the coding sequence ATGCCTGACGTCGATCGGTCGGTCCTCGACGAGGCGTGGGGGCGGATCCCGCACACGCGTGAGACGAGCGACGACCCCGGTTCGTTCACGCAGAAGCGCATCGAGCGCGTCATCACCCTGCTGGTCGGGCCGGCCTGTCTCGTCCTCGGGGTGCAGGCCTTCGTCGCCGCCTTCGGGCCGAGCGACGAAGCCCCGGGGTGGCATCTGCCCCTCGTCATCGGTGTCTTCGTCCCGCTCGTGGCGATGATTGTGGCGTGCGCCGTCAACCGGTTCGCGCGGGTGTTCTCGGGCTTGTTCGCGGTGCTGTTCATGGTCGCCCTCGCCCTCTGGCCCATCGCCACCGTCGGCGGAGAACAGTCCCCGTCGCCCACCCAGAACCCCTGGATCTTCTACCTCATCAACGTGGCCACGGTGGCCACGGTCGTGGCCTTCCCCCTGTCTCTCCAGATCGCCTGGACGGTGGCCGCACCGCTGCTGTTCGGTGTGGTCCGTCTCATCCAGGCGGGCGGACGGTCGGAGTTCCTGCTGCCCGTCGCGCTCGACGTCTCGTTCGCCCTGATGCTGGGCGCGGTCCTGGTGACGCTCACGTGGATGTACCGCTCGATCGCGGCGAACGTCGACGAGACGCGCGCCCGGGCCGTCGCCAGCTACGCGCAGGCTGCGGCTACCGCCGCGACCGAGCACGAGCGGGTCGCCGTCGCGGCCCTCATGCACGACAGCGTCCTGGGCGCCCTGCTGGCGGCGGAACGCGCCTCGACCCCGCGGGAGCGCACCCTCGCCGTGAGCATGGCGCGCGAGGCCCTCACGCGGCTGGCGAACGCCGAGAAGGACGCCCTCGAGGGCAGCGACGAGCCGATGGATGCCGCGGCCCTCGCCGACGACATCGAGACTTCGGCCCGCGACTTCGGGGTGGAACTGGCCGTGACGCGACGGGTGCAGGAGGGCACGCCCCGCGTTCCGGGGCGGGTGGCCCGGGCGCTCGTGCTCGCCGCGATGCAGGCCGTCGCCAACGCGGTGCAGCATGCCGAAGCGCGGGCCCTGACCGTCGAGGTCACCGGCTCCGCCGAGCCCGGGGGAGTGACGATCCGGGTGCGGGATGCCGGTCGCGGCTTCGACGTGAATGCGATCCCCGCCGATCGGCTCGGCATCCGGGGCTCCATCATCGCGCGCGTCACGGCCGTCGGTGGACGCTCGACCCTGGACTCCTCGCCCGCGGGCACGACGGTGACCCTCGAGTGGGAGAGCGGGGACCGCTGGTGA
- a CDS encoding acyl-CoA carboxylase subunit epsilon, whose product MSETGGESPETVGRIVRGTPTPEELAAAIVVVSEAYARESADATAPETSARSRWELSARGLRAPLDRDAGWNGFTG is encoded by the coding sequence GTGAGCGAGACCGGTGGCGAATCGCCCGAGACCGTCGGACGCATCGTGCGCGGCACCCCCACGCCTGAGGAACTCGCCGCGGCGATCGTCGTCGTGAGCGAGGCGTACGCCCGGGAGTCCGCCGATGCCACGGCACCGGAGACGTCGGCGCGCTCGCGCTGGGAGTTGTCCGCTCGTGGACTGCGGGCCCCGCTCGATCGCGACGCCGGCTGGAACGGATTCACGGGCTGA
- a CDS encoding acyl-CoA carboxylase subunit beta, translated as MTDQPDLFTTAGKIADLRARFQDAVVDAEAAARTKQHAKGKLTARERIEMLVDPGSFVELDEYVRHRTTAFGMDKSRPYGDSVVTGTGTIHGRTVAVYAQDFSTFGGSLGEVAGDKIIKVMELALRSGIPIIGMLDSGGARIQEGVVALGKYGEIFRLNTAASGVIPQISIIMGPAAGGAVYSPALTDFVIMVDKTSQMFVTGPDVIKTVTGEDVGMEDLGGAHTHNTRSGVAHYLAEDEDDALDYARTLVGFLPDNNLAELPLYETPFEFETTDADRALNTVIPDSPNQPYDIHTVIDGIVDGADFLEVQPLFAPNIVIGFGRIEGRTVGIIANQPSQMAGTLNIDAGEKASRFVRFCDAFSVPIVTLVDVPGYLPGTDQEWTGVIRRGAKLLYAYAEATVPLVTVILRKAYGGAYIVMGSKQLGADINLAWPTAEIAVMGGQGAVNILYRGEIKRAEEAGEDVAAVRTRLANEYTYNVASPFLAAERGELDGIIEPAQTRVSIAKALRALRNKRASLPAKKHGNIPL; from the coding sequence GTGACCGACCAGCCCGATCTCTTCACCACCGCCGGCAAGATCGCGGACCTGCGCGCCAGGTTCCAGGACGCGGTCGTTGACGCCGAAGCCGCCGCGCGCACGAAACAGCACGCGAAGGGCAAGCTCACCGCCCGCGAGCGCATCGAGATGCTGGTCGACCCCGGCTCGTTCGTCGAGCTCGACGAGTACGTCCGCCACCGCACCACGGCGTTCGGCATGGACAAATCGCGCCCCTACGGCGACTCCGTCGTCACGGGCACGGGCACGATCCACGGGCGCACGGTCGCCGTCTACGCGCAGGACTTCTCCACCTTCGGCGGCTCGCTCGGCGAGGTCGCCGGCGACAAGATCATCAAGGTCATGGAGCTGGCACTTCGCAGCGGCATCCCGATCATCGGCATGCTCGACTCGGGGGGCGCGCGCATCCAGGAGGGTGTCGTCGCGCTCGGAAAGTACGGCGAGATCTTCCGCCTGAACACCGCCGCCTCGGGGGTCATCCCGCAGATCTCGATCATCATGGGACCCGCCGCCGGCGGCGCCGTCTACTCGCCCGCGCTCACCGACTTCGTCATCATGGTCGACAAGACGAGCCAGATGTTCGTCACCGGCCCCGACGTCATCAAGACCGTCACCGGCGAGGACGTCGGCATGGAGGATCTCGGCGGCGCCCACACCCACAACACCCGGTCGGGCGTGGCGCACTACCTCGCCGAGGACGAGGATGACGCGCTCGACTACGCCCGCACGCTCGTCGGATTCCTCCCCGACAACAACCTCGCCGAGCTCCCGCTCTACGAGACGCCGTTCGAATTCGAGACGACGGATGCCGATCGGGCGCTCAACACCGTCATCCCCGACTCGCCGAACCAGCCCTACGACATCCACACCGTGATCGACGGCATCGTGGACGGGGCCGACTTCCTCGAGGTCCAGCCGCTGTTCGCCCCGAACATCGTCATCGGCTTCGGCCGTATCGAGGGCCGGACCGTCGGCATCATCGCCAACCAGCCCTCGCAGATGGCCGGCACGCTGAACATCGACGCGGGAGAGAAGGCCTCCCGCTTCGTACGGTTCTGCGACGCGTTCTCCGTGCCGATCGTGACGCTCGTCGACGTGCCCGGCTACCTGCCCGGCACCGACCAGGAGTGGACCGGTGTCATCCGTCGCGGCGCGAAGCTCCTCTACGCCTACGCCGAGGCCACCGTGCCGCTGGTGACGGTGATCCTGCGCAAGGCCTACGGCGGCGCCTACATCGTGATGGGGTCGAAGCAGCTCGGTGCCGACATCAACCTCGCCTGGCCGACCGCCGAGATCGCCGTGATGGGCGGTCAGGGCGCGGTGAACATCCTCTACCGCGGTGAGATCAAGCGCGCCGAGGAAGCGGGCGAGGACGTCGCGGCGGTGCGCACCCGCCTCGCGAACGAGTACACCTACAACGTGGCATCCCCGTTCCTCGCGGCCGAGCGCGGCGAGCTCGACGGCATCATCGAGCCCGCGCAGACGCGCGTGTCGATCGCGAAGGCGCTGCGGGCGCTGCGCAACAAGCGGGCGAGCCTGCCGGCGAAGAAGCACGGGAACATCCCGCTGTGA